A DNA window from Mucilaginibacter xinganensis contains the following coding sequences:
- a CDS encoding peptidase associated/transthyretin-like domain-containing protein, producing MKKLTGLLFFILIAATAFAQKQERPIVQFSGIVHNADSATVIVPYVSIINSSNQNLVNISNYKGYFSFPAHERDTIRFSCVGYAPEIIVIPANVTTKSYTAQIMLKPQIINLPVFHVFPWATTEEFRKDFITMKVADDDLAIAEKNLSRSSILSLRRTLPRDGSEMNGFQDFHNSVLNSHSITNPLLNPFNWGSLIKEISDGDKSRTPGTN from the coding sequence ATGAAGAAGTTAACAGGTCTTTTATTCTTTATATTAATTGCAGCAACCGCTTTTGCACAAAAGCAGGAGCGGCCGATCGTACAGTTTAGCGGGATTGTACATAATGCCGATAGTGCAACTGTTATTGTACCCTATGTAAGCATTATAAACAGTTCAAATCAAAACCTGGTTAATATTTCAAATTATAAAGGATACTTTTCATTCCCGGCCCATGAGCGTGATACTATTCGCTTTTCATGTGTGGGCTATGCGCCGGAAATTATTGTTATACCCGCAAACGTTACTACCAAAAGCTATACTGCGCAGATAATGCTTAAGCCGCAGATTATCAATCTGCCGGTTTTCCACGTTTTCCCGTGGGCAACTACCGAGGAGTTCAGGAAAGATTTTATCACGATGAAGGTTGCTGACGATGACCTGGCCATTGCAGAAAAAAACCTAAGCCGCTCGTCTATCCTTAGCCTTCGCCGCACTTTACCGCGTGATGGTTCAGAAATGAACGGCTTCCAGGATTTTCATAACAGCGTGTTAAACTCACACTCCATCACTAATCCGCTACTAAATCCGTTTAACTGGGGCAGCCTTATTAAAGAAATATCTGACGGCGATAAAAGTCGGACACCGGGAACCAATTAA
- a CDS encoding Type 1 glutamine amidotransferase-like domain-containing protein — protein sequence MIRRKFIRQSLIAATGAAFSNQIFALAPSPPKTTKKILLTGGAYGPVWMNYLIKLTGKDKPKVCFLPTASGDSQAYINYWMESAKKLSIEPFVQRVFIESASQKVSFEESLLGMDAILVPGGNTLDMMALWKAHGIDKVLKKAWEKGIVLTGSSAGTICWFHEGLSDSRPIALSKVECLGFLKGSISPHYHSSKTRASVYQEMVLKGEMKPGYGLDENAGLYFENEKIAKVLAGDSKSKVYKVTVENGAITEQVMETEIIS from the coding sequence ATGATTCGCAGAAAATTCATCAGGCAATCGCTTATAGCAGCTACGGGAGCAGCATTTTCAAACCAAATTTTCGCTTTGGCACCATCGCCGCCAAAAACAACCAAAAAGATTTTGCTCACCGGCGGCGCTTATGGCCCGGTTTGGATGAATTACCTGATAAAGCTGACGGGCAAGGATAAGCCGAAAGTGTGCTTTTTGCCAACAGCCTCCGGCGATAGCCAGGCATATATCAATTATTGGATGGAATCCGCAAAAAAATTGTCCATAGAACCTTTTGTGCAACGGGTGTTCATTGAGTCGGCGTCGCAAAAGGTTTCTTTTGAAGAATCACTTTTAGGAATGGATGCTATTTTGGTGCCGGGTGGCAACACCCTGGATATGATGGCGCTTTGGAAGGCGCACGGAATTGACAAGGTTTTGAAAAAGGCATGGGAAAAAGGCATTGTGCTAACCGGCTCAAGCGCCGGAACCATCTGCTGGTTTCACGAAGGGTTGTCCGATTCAAGGCCGATAGCCCTGAGCAAGGTTGAATGCCTCGGATTTTTAAAGGGCAGTATCAGCCCGCATTATCATTCTTCAAAAACAAGGGCCTCCGTTTACCAGGAAATGGTATTAAAAGGAGAAATGAAACCCGGGTATGGATTGGATGAAAATGCAGGGTTGTATTTTGAGAATGAAAAAATAGCTAAAGTGCTTGCCGGCGACAGCAAAAGCAAAGTTTACAAAGTAACCGTTGAAAACGGTGCCATAACAGAACAGGTTATGGAAACAGAGATTATCAGTTAA
- a CDS encoding DinB family protein has product MGISEKLSKQLAQVLSGDPWYGLPVYSIIEKVSFETAYEKPAGSAHNIAGIVLHMLSWSEEVMDRMNGMSAQQPSSGDWPEPAAPDEQKWQQYVNDLKLVNVNLLGIIQNFPEEQWSEPTLDERNPELGTGVNYEELVHGLIQHNVYHSAQIALLTRIING; this is encoded by the coding sequence ATGGGCATTTCAGAAAAGTTAAGCAAACAGTTAGCGCAGGTATTATCGGGCGATCCCTGGTACGGCTTGCCGGTTTATAGCATCATTGAAAAAGTAAGCTTTGAAACTGCTTACGAGAAGCCTGCCGGTTCGGCACATAACATTGCGGGTATTGTGCTGCACATGCTGTCATGGTCCGAAGAAGTAATGGACCGCATGAACGGGATGTCGGCGCAGCAGCCCTCGAGCGGCGACTGGCCGGAACCCGCCGCGCCTGATGAGCAAAAATGGCAGCAATATGTCAATGATCTGAAGCTGGTTAACGTAAATTTGTTGGGAATTATTCAAAACTTCCCCGAGGAGCAATGGAGCGAACCAACACTTGACGAACGGAATCCGGAGTTGGGAACCGGTGTTAATTATGAAGAGTTGGTACACGGTTTAATTCAACACAATGTTTACCATTCAGCGCAAATTGCGTTATTAACCAGGATTATAAATGGCTGA
- a CDS encoding ABC transporter permease — protein sequence MNTDIFHINLYHVAAMATLFSGFTLALLLAFAKRERQTANLFLSAALTVMVLKTGGLTPIFLPALGPLLYFYVRRMTAPNLQFNRKDVLHFCPSLVAYWMPGWLLLISVVIYLYLSHRLIQSFYSRLRPVLMDRPRFAFRRLDNTLHLLALLCLLWLFNDVFSFTVAFILIGMAAEVMLKLDSSTQLATPITDRYDAKEKSRRLMEAVAANRLYEDAELTLTSLAVKLKIHPHDLSRIINTGMEKNFSDFINEFRVRAIVGKMQDPAYDRLTLLGIAYESGFNSKTTFNRVFKEMTGKTPVEYKNSLNKEVPIDKLAPRLRILPVILRSDSPPNWAPGKLNRNYMLTNYLKIALRTLWRNKAFSAINIIGLALGLAICFLISLFVIDELSYDKFNLKADRIFRVNADFNVNGTQFNARTTPPSMASILVKEFPQIENAVRIKSNGKILVKKGKAKLSEDNCFYADNALFEVFTLPMIAGDPKSALSQSHSLVISENTARKYFNSTDVIGKTMHLDNATDYQITGVIENTPVQSHLHFDFIKSIIELPDRNFPDWSNVSYITYLLARPGVTQNSLDNYLQEATKKYAEPVLLRDLHSSLPELEKNGGHFRYLTIPLTKIHLHSTLTDEQEPSGNAEYVYIFTVIAILILLIACINFMNLSTAQSAGRAREVGVRKVLGSNRPQLIRQFLMESITTSFLAVVAAVILAILLLPYFNDLSGKQITLGWLTNIWFMPVLISITLVIGVISGLYPAFFLSAFQPIKVLKGKLAVGFKASMLRNCLVVFQFATVIILIIGTLVIYKQLKYISNKNLGYNRYQVLILKNTSALFPNAKSFLNDVIKMPGIKSGTMTSCLPTAVNNYTQVYGKEASLNKDQTRALATWSVDEDYIPTLGMQMADGRNFSKQILTDSSAVVINETAAKMLGYQKPLNKFLYGPGGVTFHIIGVVKDFNAGSLHSKISPLVLRNSLDNGAMAFRVETKNLPTLISEIRTLYHTKYANMADQPFSYSFMDEEFNHLYRSEQNIGRIFISFSFFSILIACLGLLGLVIYAAEQRIKEIGIRKVLGASITNLIMMLSNDFLKLIGISSLISFPVAWWGMNLWLQDFAYRTSISWWIFVAAGFLAVTIAMITVSYQALKAALANPIKSLRSE from the coding sequence TTGAATACTGATATATTCCATATTAACCTTTACCATGTGGCCGCCATGGCAACCCTGTTTTCGGGGTTTACACTTGCTTTGCTTTTAGCATTCGCAAAAAGAGAACGCCAAACAGCCAACCTGTTTTTAAGTGCTGCTTTAACTGTAATGGTATTGAAGACCGGCGGGCTTACGCCGATTTTTTTACCGGCGCTGGGGCCGCTGTTGTATTTTTATGTCCGGCGGATGACGGCACCAAACCTACAGTTTAACCGAAAGGATGTGCTGCATTTTTGCCCTTCGCTGGTTGCATATTGGATGCCGGGCTGGCTGTTGCTAATTTCGGTTGTCATTTATTTATACTTGTCGCACCGGCTGATACAGAGTTTTTATAGCCGCCTGCGGCCAGTGCTGATGGACAGGCCGCGCTTTGCTTTCCGCCGGTTGGATAATACCTTGCACCTGCTGGCTTTGCTTTGCCTGTTATGGCTGTTTAATGATGTCTTTAGTTTTACCGTTGCTTTTATACTGATTGGAATGGCCGCTGAAGTAATGCTGAAATTGGATAGCAGCACACAACTGGCCACGCCGATAACCGATAGATATGATGCAAAGGAAAAAAGCCGCAGACTAATGGAAGCCGTAGCCGCAAACCGTCTTTACGAGGATGCCGAACTGACATTGACCTCCCTTGCAGTAAAGCTGAAGATCCATCCGCATGATTTGTCCCGGATTATTAATACTGGGATGGAAAAGAACTTCAGCGATTTTATTAATGAATTTCGGGTTCGTGCAATTGTCGGAAAAATGCAGGACCCGGCTTACGACCGGCTCACGTTGCTGGGAATTGCCTACGAGTCGGGGTTTAATTCCAAAACAACTTTCAACCGCGTTTTCAAAGAGATGACCGGCAAAACCCCGGTGGAATACAAAAACAGCCTCAACAAAGAGGTACCAATTGATAAGTTGGCACCCCGGTTACGAATACTGCCGGTAATATTGCGTTCAGATAGCCCGCCAAATTGGGCTCCTGGAAAATTAAACCGCAATTATATGTTGACAAATTATTTAAAAATTGCTTTAAGGACGCTTTGGCGGAACAAAGCTTTTTCTGCTATAAACATAATCGGATTAGCACTTGGTTTGGCTATCTGTTTCCTTATTTCACTATTTGTGATAGATGAATTAAGCTATGATAAGTTTAATTTAAAGGCAGACAGGATTTTCCGTGTTAACGCTGACTTCAACGTGAACGGAACTCAATTTAATGCCCGCACTACACCCCCATCTATGGCCTCCATATTGGTTAAGGAGTTTCCACAAATTGAAAATGCTGTTCGTATTAAAAGCAATGGAAAAATTTTAGTAAAAAAGGGGAAAGCTAAGTTAAGCGAAGACAATTGCTTTTATGCTGACAATGCGTTGTTTGAGGTATTTACATTACCTATGATTGCCGGAGATCCTAAAAGTGCTTTATCACAGAGTCATTCGCTGGTAATTTCAGAGAATACCGCGCGAAAATATTTTAACAGTACAGATGTGATAGGTAAAACTATGCATTTGGATAATGCTACTGACTACCAAATTACAGGAGTAATAGAAAATACGCCCGTACAATCGCATTTGCATTTTGATTTTATTAAATCAATAATTGAATTACCAGATAGAAATTTTCCCGATTGGTCTAATGTAAGCTACATTACTTACCTGTTAGCACGGCCTGGTGTTACTCAAAATTCATTAGACAATTACCTCCAGGAAGCTACAAAGAAATACGCGGAACCTGTTTTGTTAAGAGATCTTCATAGCTCATTGCCGGAACTTGAAAAAAATGGCGGTCATTTCAGGTACCTAACAATTCCCCTTACAAAAATTCACCTGCACTCTACATTAACAGATGAGCAAGAGCCATCAGGTAATGCGGAGTACGTGTATATATTTACGGTAATTGCCATTTTAATATTATTGATCGCCTGTATCAATTTCATGAACCTTTCAACAGCCCAGTCTGCGGGTCGCGCAAGAGAAGTAGGCGTTAGAAAGGTTCTGGGATCTAACAGGCCCCAATTAATTCGGCAATTTCTGATGGAATCAATCACAACAAGCTTTTTAGCGGTAGTTGCTGCAGTAATTTTAGCCATTCTTTTGCTCCCATATTTCAATGACCTATCTGGTAAGCAAATCACTTTAGGCTGGCTAACCAACATATGGTTTATGCCGGTACTCATATCAATTACATTGGTAATTGGTGTTATTTCTGGTTTATATCCCGCATTTTTCTTATCCGCCTTTCAACCTATAAAAGTATTAAAGGGTAAACTGGCGGTCGGTTTTAAAGCGAGTATGCTCCGTAACTGTTTGGTTGTTTTTCAGTTTGCAACTGTAATAATTTTAATAATTGGAACGCTTGTGATATACAAACAATTAAAATACATCAGCAATAAAAATTTAGGCTATAACCGCTATCAGGTGCTGATATTAAAGAATACAAGCGCACTATTCCCGAATGCAAAATCTTTTTTAAACGATGTGATAAAAATGCCGGGTATTAAATCTGGTACAATGACATCATGTCTTCCTACAGCTGTTAATAATTACACCCAGGTTTACGGAAAGGAGGCGTCTTTAAACAAAGACCAAACCAGGGCATTGGCTACCTGGTCTGTTGATGAGGATTATATTCCAACACTGGGAATGCAAATGGCTGATGGCAGGAACTTTTCCAAACAGATATTAACAGATTCCTCAGCTGTTGTTATTAATGAAACAGCTGCAAAAATGCTTGGATACCAGAAACCCTTAAATAAGTTTTTATATGGGCCGGGGGGAGTTACTTTCCATATTATAGGCGTGGTAAAAGATTTTAATGCAGGCTCATTACATAGTAAAATATCCCCCCTGGTACTTAGAAATTCATTAGATAATGGGGCTATGGCATTTCGCGTCGAAACTAAAAACCTGCCAACGCTTATTTCTGAAATAAGAACGTTATATCATACAAAATACGCAAATATGGCCGACCAGCCATTTTCTTATTCCTTCATGGATGAAGAATTTAATCACCTCTATCGGTCTGAACAAAATATTGGAAGAATTTTTATTTCATTTTCTTTTTTCTCCATACTTATAGCCTGTCTTGGCCTGCTTGGTTTAGTTATCTATGCTGCTGAACAACGCATAAAGGAAATTGGGATCCGAAAGGTACTGGGTGCCAGTATAACTAATTTAATAATGATGCTTTCAAATGATTTTTTGAAGCTAATCGGTATCTCCTCCCTTATTTCTTTTCCGGTTGCCTGGTGGGGAATGAACCTTTGGCTTCAGGACTTTGCATATCGGACAAGTATTAGCTGGTGGATCTTTGTCGCAGCCGGCTTTTTAGCTGTAACAATAGCAATGATTACCGTAAGTTACCAGGCATTAAAGGCCGCGTTAGCAAATCCCATTAAGAGTTTACGATCAGAATAA
- a CDS encoding NifU family protein, translating to MSLLDQVEAALDTIRPYLLTDGGNVSVEEITPENVVKLKLLGACGSCPMSIMTLKAGIEEAIKKAVPEITGVEAVNLTDIDDPNAVLPENLR from the coding sequence ATGAGTTTATTAGATCAGGTGGAAGCAGCGTTGGATACCATAAGGCCGTACCTGCTGACGGATGGGGGGAACGTTTCAGTTGAAGAAATAACTCCGGAGAATGTTGTTAAGCTTAAATTACTTGGTGCCTGCGGGTCATGCCCAATGAGCATTATGACGCTAAAAGCGGGCATTGAGGAAGCGATAAAAAAGGCCGTTCCGGAAATTACAGGTGTTGAAGCCGTAAATTTAACAGATATTGACGACCCTAACGCGGTACTTCCTGAAAACCTCAGGTAG
- the def gene encoding peptide deformylase, whose amino-acid sequence MKFPIIAYGDPVLRRKATAIEPDEYPHIKELVANMYETMYGAHGVGLAAPQVGLSMRLFVIDASTFTDEDPKLKDFKKAFINATILEETGEEWGFNEGCLSIPDIREDVYRKPTITISYYDEEWKHHEETFSGMAARIIQHEYDHIEGKLFTDKLSPLRKRLIEKKLNDISKGFVDVDYKMKFPAAKKGR is encoded by the coding sequence ATGAAGTTTCCTATAATAGCATATGGCGATCCCGTTTTAAGAAGAAAAGCAACGGCCATTGAACCGGATGAATATCCGCATATAAAAGAGTTGGTTGCAAATATGTACGAAACCATGTACGGAGCACATGGCGTAGGCCTTGCCGCTCCGCAGGTGGGCCTTTCTATGCGTTTGTTTGTTATTGATGCTTCAACTTTTACCGATGAGGATCCTAAGCTAAAGGATTTTAAAAAGGCTTTTATAAACGCAACCATTTTAGAGGAAACCGGTGAAGAATGGGGCTTTAATGAAGGCTGCCTGAGTATCCCCGATATCAGGGAAGATGTTTACCGCAAACCCACTATAACCATTTCTTACTACGACGAAGAGTGGAAACACCATGAAGAAACATTTTCAGGCATGGCCGCCAGGATCATCCAGCACGAATATGATCATATTGAGGGCAAGCTATTTACCGATAAGTTAAGCCCACTGCGTAAGCGTCTTATAGAGAAAAAGCTCAACGACATTTCAAAAGGGTTTGTTGACGTTGATTATAAAATGAAGTTTCCTGCCGCAAAAAAGGGAAGGTAG
- a CDS encoding Mrp/NBP35 family ATP-binding protein has protein sequence MSITREQVLQALGNVEEPDLKKDLVTLNMIQDINIEGNRVSFSVILTTPACPLKAMIENACRNAILYFVSKDADVHINMTSRVTSQKNTGVPGVKNIIAVASGKGGVGKSTVAVNLALGLSKTGAKVGLIDADIYGPSIPIMFGLENTRPMSTEVNGKTRIEPIEKYGIKLLSIGFFTDPNQPVPWRGPMVSTAVKQLFNDADWGELDYLVIDLPPGTGDIHITVTQTFPVTGAVIVTTPQNVALADAKKGIGMFMMPAINVPILGVVENMAYFTPAELPENKYYIFGQGGGKKLATQLNVPFLGEIPLIKGISDSGDSGMPIVLNEDSVMAKAFIEMAKSVAQQVAISNAKAFEKVNEGPLNS, from the coding sequence ATGAGCATAACCCGCGAACAAGTTTTACAGGCACTGGGAAATGTTGAGGAACCCGATCTGAAAAAGGATCTGGTAACCCTGAACATGATCCAGGATATTAACATTGAGGGCAACCGTGTTAGTTTTTCGGTAATATTAACCACCCCGGCCTGCCCGCTAAAGGCAATGATTGAGAATGCCTGCCGCAATGCCATCCTTTACTTTGTGAGTAAAGATGCCGATGTGCATATCAACATGACATCACGGGTTACTTCGCAAAAAAATACGGGTGTGCCTGGCGTTAAAAATATTATTGCGGTAGCATCAGGAAAAGGCGGCGTAGGTAAATCAACCGTTGCGGTAAACCTGGCACTTGGGCTGTCAAAAACAGGGGCTAAGGTGGGGCTGATAGATGCGGATATTTATGGTCCGTCTATCCCTATCATGTTCGGGCTGGAAAATACCCGGCCAATGTCAACCGAAGTTAACGGCAAAACGCGCATTGAACCAATTGAAAAATATGGCATTAAACTGCTCTCTATTGGCTTTTTTACCGACCCTAACCAGCCTGTGCCATGGCGCGGGCCAATGGTTTCAACAGCGGTTAAGCAATTGTTTAACGATGCTGATTGGGGCGAGCTGGACTACCTGGTGATAGATCTGCCACCCGGCACCGGCGACATTCATATCACGGTAACACAAACTTTCCCGGTAACAGGAGCGGTTATTGTTACCACGCCGCAAAACGTAGCACTGGCTGATGCTAAAAAAGGAATTGGTATGTTTATGATGCCGGCAATTAACGTGCCCATACTTGGGGTGGTTGAAAACATGGCCTATTTTACACCTGCCGAGCTGCCCGAAAACAAATATTATATTTTTGGACAAGGTGGGGGCAAAAAGCTGGCCACACAGTTGAACGTGCCGTTTTTGGGAGAGATCCCGCTGATAAAAGGCATTAGCGACAGTGGCGATTCGGGCATGCCGATTGTGTTGAACGAAGATAGCGTAATGGCAAAAGCCTTTATTGAGATGGCTAAAAGTGTGGCGCAACAGGTTGCTATTAGCAATGCAAAAGCCTTTGAAAAGGTTAATGAAGGACCGTTGAATAGCTAG
- a CDS encoding GNAT family N-acetyltransferase, with protein MQNLTLKRTDSDDPDFRTLVISLDCDLELRYGAQQSFFNQFNKLDKIKNVVVAYWGNVAVGCGALRAYNDTEMEVKRMFVASEHRGKGIAKQLLNELEAWAVTLQFKKCILETGTNQPEAINLYLKCGYEITEAYGNYIGVENSICMSKVLT; from the coding sequence ATGCAAAACCTCACCCTAAAACGTACAGATTCCGATGATCCCGATTTTCGCACCTTAGTAATCAGCCTTGACTGTGACCTGGAACTTCGGTACGGCGCACAACAAAGCTTTTTTAACCAGTTTAATAAATTGGATAAAATAAAAAACGTGGTGGTGGCTTATTGGGGCAATGTAGCCGTTGGCTGCGGCGCACTCCGGGCTTATAATGACACCGAGATGGAAGTTAAAAGAATGTTTGTTGCCAGTGAGCACCGCGGCAAAGGGATTGCCAAACAGCTGCTAAATGAATTGGAGGCATGGGCTGTAACACTACAGTTCAAAAAATGTATACTGGAAACAGGCACAAACCAGCCCGAGGCTATAAACCTTTACCTGAAATGCGGGTACGAAATTACCGAAGCGTATGGCAATTATATTGGAGTGGAGAACAGTATTTGTATGAGTAAGGTTTTAACGTGA
- a CDS encoding CoA-binding protein yields MADKKTLILGATPNEGRYANLAANRLVGSGHSIVNVGIKEGLVAGEPIEKPEAIHTDIDTITLYIGPDHQEGLYDYILNTHPKRIIFNPGTENSELRRMANEKGIETEYACTLVMLSTGQY; encoded by the coding sequence ATGGCTGATAAAAAAACACTGATATTAGGCGCAACCCCCAACGAAGGGCGTTATGCCAATCTTGCTGCCAACCGTCTGGTAGGGAGCGGGCACAGTATTGTGAATGTAGGAATAAAAGAGGGGCTTGTTGCGGGCGAGCCCATTGAAAAGCCGGAAGCCATTCATACGGATATCGATACCATAACTCTTTATATTGGCCCCGACCACCAGGAGGGGCTTTATGACTATATTTTAAATACCCATCCCAAGCGCATCATCTTTAATCCAGGCACCGAAAACTCCGAGCTGCGCCGTATGGCTAACGAAAAAGGAATTGAAACGGAATATGCCTGCACGCTGGTAATGCTATCTACCGGGCAATATTAG
- a CDS encoding NAD(P)/FAD-dependent oxidoreductase, whose protein sequence is MIKEIEIVCPPGQQEDEVALIKIAATALHIPAQKISALKILKRSIDARGRKVVYRMQVQVFVDEAYVPETFTVKYPDVKTGKPVIIIGAGPAGLFAALQCIEMGLKPIIVERGKDVKQRRRDLANINKQGVVNPESNYCFGEGGAGTYSDGKLYTRSTKRGDVNAVLKTFVAHGATEDILIDARPHIGTNKLPQIITSIKDSILNAGGEVFFDAKVTGLLVEFGKIKGIALESGNKLMADAVILATGHSARDIFEMLHHQNILIEAKPFALGVRIEHPQEVIDQAQYHCELRGPDLPPSYYNLVEQVDSRGVFSFCMCPGGIIAPCATAAEEIVVNGWSPSKRNNPFANSGTVVQINSEDVKGDMTDPLRMLRFQQQIESAAFKAGGGRLVAPAQRMIDFAENRLSASLPVNSYLPGTNSVELKEILPGWINERLRKALPAFGKKMKGYYTNEAILVGVESRTSSPVKVPRDKETLQHPQVAGLFPCGEGAGYAGGIISAAIDGINCAIAASKI, encoded by the coding sequence ATGATAAAAGAGATTGAAATTGTTTGCCCCCCGGGGCAGCAGGAAGATGAAGTTGCACTCATCAAAATAGCCGCCACAGCGCTACATATCCCAGCACAAAAAATATCTGCCCTAAAAATTTTAAAACGATCTATTGATGCCCGCGGCCGCAAGGTAGTTTACCGCATGCAGGTACAGGTATTTGTGGACGAAGCTTATGTCCCGGAAACATTCACGGTTAAGTATCCCGATGTAAAAACAGGGAAACCGGTGATAATCATTGGTGCTGGTCCGGCCGGTTTGTTTGCAGCGTTGCAATGTATTGAAATGGGCCTGAAGCCAATAATAGTTGAACGGGGGAAAGATGTAAAACAGCGCCGCCGCGATTTGGCAAATATCAACAAGCAGGGAGTGGTTAACCCGGAGTCGAACTATTGCTTTGGCGAGGGTGGCGCAGGAACCTATTCCGACGGAAAGCTCTACACCCGCTCTACCAAACGGGGGGATGTGAACGCTGTATTAAAAACATTTGTGGCCCACGGCGCTACAGAAGATATTTTGATAGATGCCAGGCCGCATATTGGGACCAACAAATTACCGCAGATTATTACCTCTATAAAAGACAGTATTTTAAATGCAGGGGGCGAAGTGTTTTTTGATGCCAAAGTTACCGGCTTACTGGTTGAGTTTGGAAAAATTAAAGGGATTGCACTTGAAAGCGGCAATAAATTAATGGCTGATGCGGTGATCCTGGCGACAGGGCACTCTGCACGTGACATTTTTGAAATGCTGCATCATCAAAATATCCTTATAGAAGCCAAACCATTTGCTTTGGGTGTGAGAATAGAACATCCGCAGGAAGTTATTGACCAGGCGCAATACCATTGCGAGTTGCGCGGCCCTGATCTGCCGCCATCCTATTATAACCTGGTGGAGCAGGTTGATAGCCGCGGCGTATTTTCATTTTGCATGTGCCCGGGCGGCATTATTGCACCCTGTGCTACAGCGGCAGAAGAAATAGTGGTGAACGGCTGGAGCCCGTCTAAACGGAACAATCCTTTCGCAAACTCGGGGACGGTAGTGCAAATCAATTCAGAAGATGTGAAAGGCGACATGACTGATCCGCTGCGGATGCTTCGCTTTCAGCAGCAAATTGAAAGTGCCGCTTTTAAAGCGGGCGGCGGCAGGCTGGTTGCTCCTGCACAAAGAATGATAGATTTTGCAGAGAACCGCCTTTCAGCCAGTCTTCCCGTCAATTCATACCTGCCAGGTACAAACTCTGTAGAGCTAAAGGAAATTTTACCCGGCTGGATTAATGAACGGTTGCGGAAGGCCTTGCCTGCATTTGGAAAAAAAATGAAAGGTTATTACACCAACGAGGCTATTTTGGTGGGTGTGGAATCGCGCACGTCATCACCAGTAAAGGTTCCGCGTGATAAAGAAACGTTACAGCACCCGCAGGTGGCGGGTTTATTTCCATGCGGCGAAGGTGCAGGTTATGCCGGTGGCATAATTTCTGCTGCTATTGATGGAATAAACTGCGCAATAGCGGCGTCAAAAATATAA
- a CDS encoding SDR family NAD(P)-dependent oxidoreductase, with the protein MILVTGATGFLGSEVALQLVQQGKNIRCTKRSSSIIPEILKPLGDGIEWVEADLMDIFALENALNGGITQVYNCAAWVSLKQADKKEMINTNVTGTANLVNLCLLQNIRLVHVSSVAAIGLAKPGDLITEIHHLDRDTETDGYAISKLESEMEVWRGIAEELDAVIVNPSIILGANAGTAGSGQLFETVRKGLKFYTLGSSGFVDVQDVAKCMIALMNTTITGERYIINAENRTYKQITAEIANGFGITPPATLAKPWMMTLAWRAARIIGVLTGKAPSLDKVSAQAASMTRDYDNSKIKKATGIKFKPLSNTIKEVCERLTVSA; encoded by the coding sequence ATGATTTTAGTTACCGGGGCAACAGGTTTTTTAGGTTCAGAAGTGGCGCTGCAGCTGGTTCAGCAAGGCAAAAACATTCGCTGTACCAAGCGGTCATCCTCTATTATTCCGGAAATCCTTAAACCCTTAGGTGACGGCATTGAATGGGTAGAGGCGGATTTGATGGATATTTTCGCCCTGGAAAACGCCCTTAACGGCGGTATTACACAGGTTTACAATTGCGCAGCTTGGGTATCATTAAAACAAGCCGATAAAAAGGAGATGATAAATACCAATGTTACCGGTACAGCAAACCTGGTTAATTTGTGCCTGTTACAAAACATCCGGCTGGTGCATGTAAGCTCGGTAGCGGCAATAGGCCTGGCCAAGCCCGGCGACCTGATCACCGAGATCCATCACCTGGACCGCGATACGGAAACCGACGGCTACGCGATATCAAAGCTGGAAAGCGAAATGGAAGTATGGCGCGGCATTGCCGAAGAGCTGGATGCTGTAATAGTTAACCCTTCCATAATTTTAGGGGCCAACGCCGGCACAGCAGGCAGCGGTCAATTGTTTGAAACCGTTCGCAAGGGGCTTAAATTTTACACCCTCGGCAGTTCGGGCTTTGTTGATGTGCAGGATGTAGCCAAATGCATGATAGCGCTCATGAATACAACCATTACCGGCGAACGTTACATCATTAATGCGGAGAACCGTACGTATAAACAAATTACAGCAGAAATTGCCAATGGTTTTGGGATAACTCCCCCGGCTACCCTGGCAAAGCCATGGATGATGACCCTGGCCTGGCGGGCAGCGCGAATCATCGGCGTATTAACAGGCAAAGCGCCATCGCTTGATAAGGTTTCGGCGCAGGCTGCCTCCATGACGCGTGATTACGACAACTCCAAAATAAAAAAGGCAACAGGGATTAAATTTAAGCCCTTAAGCAATACCATAAAGGAGGTTTGCGAAAGGTTAACGGTATCAGCATAA